In one window of Vulpes vulpes isolate BD-2025 chromosome 1, VulVul3, whole genome shotgun sequence DNA:
- the LOC112928495 gene encoding uncharacterized protein isoform X3, protein MAYGSVTFRDVAIDFSQEEWEFLDSAQRDLYRDVMWENYSNFISLAEPSISKPDVITLLDEGKEPWMVVREETKRHCSDLDSRYRTNTLPPEKDIYEIYSFQWEIMERIKSYSLQDSIFRNDWECKGKIEGQKEPQEGYFGQVKVTSEKMTTYKKHNFLAEYQRVHNGEKLYECKECRKTFIRRSTLSQHLRIHTGEKPYKCKECGQAFRQRAHLIRHHKLHTGEKPYECKDCGKAFTVLQELTQHQRLHTGEKPYECKECGKAFRVHQQLARHQRIHTGEKPYECKACGKTFRQCTHLTRHQRLHTAEKLYECKECGKAFVCGPDLRVHQKIHFGEKPYECKECGKAFRICQQLTVHQSIHTGEKPYECKECGKTFRLRQQLVRHQRIHTREKPYECMECWKTFSSYSQLISHQSIHIGERPYECEECGKAFRLLSQLTQHQSIHTGEKPYECKECRKPFRLLSQLTQHQSIHTGEKPYECKECGKAFRLYSFLTQHQRIHTGEKPYKCKECKKAFRQHSHLTQHQKIHNGV, encoded by the exons ATGGCCTAT ggtTCAGTGACATTCAGGGACGTGGCCATAGATTTCTCACAGGAAGAATGGGAATTCCTGGACTCAGCTCAGAGGGACTTATATAGGGATGTAATGTGGGAGAATTATAGCAATTTCATCTCACTAG CAGAACCTTCCATTTCTAAACCAGATGTGATTACCTTACTGGATGAAGGGAAGGAGCCCTGGATGGTTGTGAGGGAAGAGACCAAAAGACACTGCTCTG atttggATTCCAGATACAGGACCAATACGTTACCTCCAGAAAAGgacatttatgaaatatattcattCCAGTGGGAGATAATGGAAAGAATTAAAAGCTATAGTCTTCAGGACTCCATTTTTAGAAATGATTGGGAATGCAAAGGCAAGATTGAGGGGCAAAAGGAACCACAAGAGGGATATTTTGGGCAAGTGAAAGTTACTTCTGAAAAAATGACCACTTacaaaaaacataattttcttgCTGAATATCAGAGAGTTCATAATGGAGAAAAGTtgtatgaatgtaaggaatgtagGAAGACCTTTATTCGTCGTTCAACACTTAGTCAACACCtgagaattcatactggtgagaaaccttataaatgtaaggaatgtgggcagGCATTTAGACAGCGTGCACACCTTATTCGACATCACAAACTACATACTGGTGAGAagccctatgaatgtaaggaCTGCGGAAAGGCGTTTACAGTGCTCCAAGAACTTACTCAACATCAGAGACTTCATACTGGTGAAAagccctatgaatgtaaggagtgtgggaaggccttcagAGTGCATCAGCAACTTGCCcgacatcagagaattcacactggtgagaaaccctatgaatgtaaggcATGTGGGAAGACCTTTAGGCAGTGTACACACCTTACTCGACATCAGAGACTTCATACTGCTGAGAAActctatgaatgtaaggaatgtgggaaagcctttgtATGTGGTCCAGACCTTAGAGTACATCAAAAAATTCATTTTGGTGAGAAACcatatgaatgtaaggaatgtggaaagGCTTTTAGAATATGCCAACAACTTACTGTCCATCAGAGTATTCATACTGgcgagaaaccctatgaatgtaaggaatgtgggaagacTTTTAGACTAAGGCAACAACTTGTTCGCCATCAGAGAATCCATACTCGTGAGAAACCCTACGAATGCATGGAATGCTGGAAGACCTTTAGTAGTTACTCACAACTTATTTCACATCAAAGCATTCATATTGGTGAGAGACCTTATGAATGTgaagaatgtgggaaggcctttagaTTGCTCTCACAACTTACCCAACATCAGAgtattcatactggtgagaaaccttatgaatgtaaggaatgtagAAAACCTTTTAGACTGCTCTCACAACTTACTCAGCATCAGAgtattcatactggtgagaaaccttatgaatgtaaggaatgcgGTAAGGCTTTTAGACTTTATTCATTCCTTACTCAAcaccagagaattcatactggggAGAAACCCTACAAATGTAAGGAATGTAAGAAGGCCTTTAGACAACATTCACACCTTACTCAACATCAGAAAATTCATAATGGAGTTTAA
- the LOC112928495 gene encoding uncharacterized protein isoform X4 yields MAYGSVTFRDVAIDFSQEEWEFLDSAQRDLYRDVMWENYSNFISLEPSISKPDVITLLDEGKEPWMVVREETKRHCSDLDSRYRTNTLPPEKDIYEIYSFQWEIMERIKSYSLQDSIFRNDWECKGKIEGQKEPQEGYFGQVKVTSEKMTTYKKHNFLAEYQRVHNGEKLYECKECRKTFIRRSTLSQHLRIHTGEKPYKCKECGQAFRQRAHLIRHHKLHTGEKPYECKDCGKAFTVLQELTQHQRLHTGEKPYECKECGKAFRVHQQLARHQRIHTGEKPYECKACGKTFRQCTHLTRHQRLHTAEKLYECKECGKAFVCGPDLRVHQKIHFGEKPYECKECGKAFRICQQLTVHQSIHTGEKPYECKECGKTFRLRQQLVRHQRIHTREKPYECMECWKTFSSYSQLISHQSIHIGERPYECEECGKAFRLLSQLTQHQSIHTGEKPYECKECRKPFRLLSQLTQHQSIHTGEKPYECKECGKAFRLYSFLTQHQRIHTGEKPYKCKECKKAFRQHSHLTQHQKIHNGV; encoded by the exons ATGGCCTAT ggtTCAGTGACATTCAGGGACGTGGCCATAGATTTCTCACAGGAAGAATGGGAATTCCTGGACTCAGCTCAGAGGGACTTATATAGGGATGTAATGTGGGAGAATTATAGCAATTTCATCTCACTAG AACCTTCCATTTCTAAACCAGATGTGATTACCTTACTGGATGAAGGGAAGGAGCCCTGGATGGTTGTGAGGGAAGAGACCAAAAGACACTGCTCTG atttggATTCCAGATACAGGACCAATACGTTACCTCCAGAAAAGgacatttatgaaatatattcattCCAGTGGGAGATAATGGAAAGAATTAAAAGCTATAGTCTTCAGGACTCCATTTTTAGAAATGATTGGGAATGCAAAGGCAAGATTGAGGGGCAAAAGGAACCACAAGAGGGATATTTTGGGCAAGTGAAAGTTACTTCTGAAAAAATGACCACTTacaaaaaacataattttcttgCTGAATATCAGAGAGTTCATAATGGAGAAAAGTtgtatgaatgtaaggaatgtagGAAGACCTTTATTCGTCGTTCAACACTTAGTCAACACCtgagaattcatactggtgagaaaccttataaatgtaaggaatgtgggcagGCATTTAGACAGCGTGCACACCTTATTCGACATCACAAACTACATACTGGTGAGAagccctatgaatgtaaggaCTGCGGAAAGGCGTTTACAGTGCTCCAAGAACTTACTCAACATCAGAGACTTCATACTGGTGAAAagccctatgaatgtaaggagtgtgggaaggccttcagAGTGCATCAGCAACTTGCCcgacatcagagaattcacactggtgagaaaccctatgaatgtaaggcATGTGGGAAGACCTTTAGGCAGTGTACACACCTTACTCGACATCAGAGACTTCATACTGCTGAGAAActctatgaatgtaaggaatgtgggaaagcctttgtATGTGGTCCAGACCTTAGAGTACATCAAAAAATTCATTTTGGTGAGAAACcatatgaatgtaaggaatgtggaaagGCTTTTAGAATATGCCAACAACTTACTGTCCATCAGAGTATTCATACTGgcgagaaaccctatgaatgtaaggaatgtgggaagacTTTTAGACTAAGGCAACAACTTGTTCGCCATCAGAGAATCCATACTCGTGAGAAACCCTACGAATGCATGGAATGCTGGAAGACCTTTAGTAGTTACTCACAACTTATTTCACATCAAAGCATTCATATTGGTGAGAGACCTTATGAATGTgaagaatgtgggaaggcctttagaTTGCTCTCACAACTTACCCAACATCAGAgtattcatactggtgagaaaccttatgaatgtaaggaatgtagAAAACCTTTTAGACTGCTCTCACAACTTACTCAGCATCAGAgtattcatactggtgagaaaccttatgaatgtaaggaatgcgGTAAGGCTTTTAGACTTTATTCATTCCTTACTCAAcaccagagaattcatactggggAGAAACCCTACAAATGTAAGGAATGTAAGAAGGCCTTTAGACAACATTCACACCTTACTCAACATCAGAAAATTCATAATGGAGTTTAA
- the LOC112928495 gene encoding uncharacterized protein isoform X1, with amino-acid sequence MTCGVLLPWAGSVTFRDVAIDFSQEEWEFLDSAQRDLYRDVMWENYSNFISLAEPSISKPDVITLLDEGKEPWMVVREETKRHCSDLDSRYRTNTLPPEKDIYEIYSFQWEIMERIKSYSLQDSIFRNDWECKGKIEGQKEPQEGYFGQVKVTSEKMTTYKKHNFLAEYQRVHNGEKLYECKECRKTFIRRSTLSQHLRIHTGEKPYKCKECGQAFRQRAHLIRHHKLHTGEKPYECKDCGKAFTVLQELTQHQRLHTGEKPYECKECGKAFRVHQQLARHQRIHTGEKPYECKACGKTFRQCTHLTRHQRLHTAEKLYECKECGKAFVCGPDLRVHQKIHFGEKPYECKECGKAFRICQQLTVHQSIHTGEKPYECKECGKTFRLRQQLVRHQRIHTREKPYECMECWKTFSSYSQLISHQSIHIGERPYECEECGKAFRLLSQLTQHQSIHTGEKPYECKECRKPFRLLSQLTQHQSIHTGEKPYECKECGKAFRLYSFLTQHQRIHTGEKPYKCKECKKAFRQHSHLTQHQKIHNGV; translated from the exons ATGACGTGTGGTGTTCTCCTCCCCTGGGCT ggtTCAGTGACATTCAGGGACGTGGCCATAGATTTCTCACAGGAAGAATGGGAATTCCTGGACTCAGCTCAGAGGGACTTATATAGGGATGTAATGTGGGAGAATTATAGCAATTTCATCTCACTAG CAGAACCTTCCATTTCTAAACCAGATGTGATTACCTTACTGGATGAAGGGAAGGAGCCCTGGATGGTTGTGAGGGAAGAGACCAAAAGACACTGCTCTG atttggATTCCAGATACAGGACCAATACGTTACCTCCAGAAAAGgacatttatgaaatatattcattCCAGTGGGAGATAATGGAAAGAATTAAAAGCTATAGTCTTCAGGACTCCATTTTTAGAAATGATTGGGAATGCAAAGGCAAGATTGAGGGGCAAAAGGAACCACAAGAGGGATATTTTGGGCAAGTGAAAGTTACTTCTGAAAAAATGACCACTTacaaaaaacataattttcttgCTGAATATCAGAGAGTTCATAATGGAGAAAAGTtgtatgaatgtaaggaatgtagGAAGACCTTTATTCGTCGTTCAACACTTAGTCAACACCtgagaattcatactggtgagaaaccttataaatgtaaggaatgtgggcagGCATTTAGACAGCGTGCACACCTTATTCGACATCACAAACTACATACTGGTGAGAagccctatgaatgtaaggaCTGCGGAAAGGCGTTTACAGTGCTCCAAGAACTTACTCAACATCAGAGACTTCATACTGGTGAAAagccctatgaatgtaaggagtgtgggaaggccttcagAGTGCATCAGCAACTTGCCcgacatcagagaattcacactggtgagaaaccctatgaatgtaaggcATGTGGGAAGACCTTTAGGCAGTGTACACACCTTACTCGACATCAGAGACTTCATACTGCTGAGAAActctatgaatgtaaggaatgtgggaaagcctttgtATGTGGTCCAGACCTTAGAGTACATCAAAAAATTCATTTTGGTGAGAAACcatatgaatgtaaggaatgtggaaagGCTTTTAGAATATGCCAACAACTTACTGTCCATCAGAGTATTCATACTGgcgagaaaccctatgaatgtaaggaatgtgggaagacTTTTAGACTAAGGCAACAACTTGTTCGCCATCAGAGAATCCATACTCGTGAGAAACCCTACGAATGCATGGAATGCTGGAAGACCTTTAGTAGTTACTCACAACTTATTTCACATCAAAGCATTCATATTGGTGAGAGACCTTATGAATGTgaagaatgtgggaaggcctttagaTTGCTCTCACAACTTACCCAACATCAGAgtattcatactggtgagaaaccttatgaatgtaaggaatgtagAAAACCTTTTAGACTGCTCTCACAACTTACTCAGCATCAGAgtattcatactggtgagaaaccttatgaatgtaaggaatgcgGTAAGGCTTTTAGACTTTATTCATTCCTTACTCAAcaccagagaattcatactggggAGAAACCCTACAAATGTAAGGAATGTAAGAAGGCCTTTAGACAACATTCACACCTTACTCAACATCAGAAAATTCATAATGGAGTTTAA
- the LOC112928495 gene encoding uncharacterized protein isoform X2: protein MTCGVLLPWAGSVTFRDVAIDFSQEEWEFLDSAQRDLYRDVMWENYSNFISLEPSISKPDVITLLDEGKEPWMVVREETKRHCSDLDSRYRTNTLPPEKDIYEIYSFQWEIMERIKSYSLQDSIFRNDWECKGKIEGQKEPQEGYFGQVKVTSEKMTTYKKHNFLAEYQRVHNGEKLYECKECRKTFIRRSTLSQHLRIHTGEKPYKCKECGQAFRQRAHLIRHHKLHTGEKPYECKDCGKAFTVLQELTQHQRLHTGEKPYECKECGKAFRVHQQLARHQRIHTGEKPYECKACGKTFRQCTHLTRHQRLHTAEKLYECKECGKAFVCGPDLRVHQKIHFGEKPYECKECGKAFRICQQLTVHQSIHTGEKPYECKECGKTFRLRQQLVRHQRIHTREKPYECMECWKTFSSYSQLISHQSIHIGERPYECEECGKAFRLLSQLTQHQSIHTGEKPYECKECRKPFRLLSQLTQHQSIHTGEKPYECKECGKAFRLYSFLTQHQRIHTGEKPYKCKECKKAFRQHSHLTQHQKIHNGV from the exons ATGACGTGTGGTGTTCTCCTCCCCTGGGCT ggtTCAGTGACATTCAGGGACGTGGCCATAGATTTCTCACAGGAAGAATGGGAATTCCTGGACTCAGCTCAGAGGGACTTATATAGGGATGTAATGTGGGAGAATTATAGCAATTTCATCTCACTAG AACCTTCCATTTCTAAACCAGATGTGATTACCTTACTGGATGAAGGGAAGGAGCCCTGGATGGTTGTGAGGGAAGAGACCAAAAGACACTGCTCTG atttggATTCCAGATACAGGACCAATACGTTACCTCCAGAAAAGgacatttatgaaatatattcattCCAGTGGGAGATAATGGAAAGAATTAAAAGCTATAGTCTTCAGGACTCCATTTTTAGAAATGATTGGGAATGCAAAGGCAAGATTGAGGGGCAAAAGGAACCACAAGAGGGATATTTTGGGCAAGTGAAAGTTACTTCTGAAAAAATGACCACTTacaaaaaacataattttcttgCTGAATATCAGAGAGTTCATAATGGAGAAAAGTtgtatgaatgtaaggaatgtagGAAGACCTTTATTCGTCGTTCAACACTTAGTCAACACCtgagaattcatactggtgagaaaccttataaatgtaaggaatgtgggcagGCATTTAGACAGCGTGCACACCTTATTCGACATCACAAACTACATACTGGTGAGAagccctatgaatgtaaggaCTGCGGAAAGGCGTTTACAGTGCTCCAAGAACTTACTCAACATCAGAGACTTCATACTGGTGAAAagccctatgaatgtaaggagtgtgggaaggccttcagAGTGCATCAGCAACTTGCCcgacatcagagaattcacactggtgagaaaccctatgaatgtaaggcATGTGGGAAGACCTTTAGGCAGTGTACACACCTTACTCGACATCAGAGACTTCATACTGCTGAGAAActctatgaatgtaaggaatgtgggaaagcctttgtATGTGGTCCAGACCTTAGAGTACATCAAAAAATTCATTTTGGTGAGAAACcatatgaatgtaaggaatgtggaaagGCTTTTAGAATATGCCAACAACTTACTGTCCATCAGAGTATTCATACTGgcgagaaaccctatgaatgtaaggaatgtgggaagacTTTTAGACTAAGGCAACAACTTGTTCGCCATCAGAGAATCCATACTCGTGAGAAACCCTACGAATGCATGGAATGCTGGAAGACCTTTAGTAGTTACTCACAACTTATTTCACATCAAAGCATTCATATTGGTGAGAGACCTTATGAATGTgaagaatgtgggaaggcctttagaTTGCTCTCACAACTTACCCAACATCAGAgtattcatactggtgagaaaccttatgaatgtaaggaatgtagAAAACCTTTTAGACTGCTCTCACAACTTACTCAGCATCAGAgtattcatactggtgagaaaccttatgaatgtaaggaatgcgGTAAGGCTTTTAGACTTTATTCATTCCTTACTCAAcaccagagaattcatactggggAGAAACCCTACAAATGTAAGGAATGTAAGAAGGCCTTTAGACAACATTCACACCTTACTCAACATCAGAAAATTCATAATGGAGTTTAA